One segment of Erigeron canadensis isolate Cc75 chromosome 2, C_canadensis_v1, whole genome shotgun sequence DNA contains the following:
- the LOC122589583 gene encoding receptor-like protein EIX2: MKPTLVFLLLYIILMNGGVFTRGLKEDANITVSSSCIEKERQALLILKNHLDDVFGFLHNWGSEEKKKDCCQWVGVDCNHTRHVIILDLSDKGLSGSMSTSLGDLTNLMYLNLRSNNLTGNLPSTVGQLLYLDYLDVSNNSLNGNIPDFTGCPSLAILDLSSNDFTRNLPTSVNQLLNLVAVNVSHNSLNGNIPDFTGYPSLYTLDLSSNNFTGDLPESIGKLTNLRYLYVNNNSFNGNIPDFTGCPLMSALDLSENNLTGHLPISVGQLSNLDYLDASSNSLNGVISDLHFQNLTLLTYLDLSFNSFLLELTSIPSQVETIKLQSCKLGPHFPIWLKTQHMFTYLDISSAGISHRIPSWFWDHLPSRLNFLNISSNEIKDVIPDIKVDFDEYPGIDLSDNQFVGTAPLFPSKLAALLLSGNKLSGNISFLCQIDKAITLIDLSNNSFTGNLPDCWSKFQNNLTILNLSNNKLSGKIPSSLGNLSRLEALYLRNNTFIGELPLSLSNCTKLRFVDLGENNLSGMIPAWIGERLTDLYVLVLRSNRFLGTLPTQVCWLYKLQFLDLSENKLSGNIPECVGNLTAMFTKPFGYDMCTHFYSSYATTKYVYGRSEYTNMAGAIYRSLQPNSGETIIEATEEGLFTDIALVAWKGKLREFGRSILVLLKSIDLSNNNFSGILPNKITNLTELVSLNLSGNKFHGQVPKDIGKLKSLEFLDLSRNEFSGSIPLSLSWVDSLGYLDLSNNNFSGKIPLDNGDKLQSFNSSSYSGNPLLCGLPLTLECGVIHDHGKHEDEEEEEEEESEVWKSYYIGIGVGFAVGFWGICGAVFLNRRCRHFLFVSLSHVKDWIYVTMVVYLWKLKRL, from the exons ATGAAGCCTACTCTTGTGTTTTTACTGCTATATATAATTCTTATGAATGGTGGAGTTTTTACTCGTGGGCTCAAGGAAGATGCCAACATAACCGTATCGAGTTCCTGCATTGAAAAGGAGAGGCAAGCGCTATTGATTCTTAAAAACCACCTTGATGATGTCTTTGGATTTCTTCATAATTGGGGAAGCgaagaaaaaaagaaggatTGCTGCCAATGGGTGGGCGTTGATTGTAACCACACTCGGCATGTGATCATACTTGATCTTTCTGATAAAGGTTTAAGTGGATCCATGTCTACTTCCCTTGGAGATTTGACTAATCTTATGTATTTAAACCTCCGTAGCAACAATCTAACTGGAAACTTGCCCAGTACTGTGGGTCAGCTTTTATATCTTGATTATCTTGACGTTAGTAACAATTCTCTCAATGGAAACATACCTGACTTCACGGGATGTCCATCTTTGGCAATCTTAGACCTCTCTAGTAATGATTTTACTAGAAACTTACCCACGAGTGTGAATCAACTTCTAAATCTTGTTGCTGTTAATGTTAGTCACAATTCTTTGAATGGAAACATACCTGACTTCACAGGATATCCATCCCTGTACACCTTAGACCTCTCAAGTAATAATTTTACTGGGGACTTGCCCGAGAGTATAGGCAAACTAACAAATCTTCGTTATCTTTACGTTAATAACAACTCTTTTAACGGAAATATCCCTGACTTCACCGGATGTCCATTGATGTCAGCCTTAGACCTGTCTGAAAATAATTTAACTGGGCACTTGCCCATCAGTGTGGGACAGCTTTCAAATCTTGATTATCTTGATGCTTCATCCAACTCCCTTAATGGTGTAATCTCGGaccttcattttcaaaatctcaCCCTGTTAACTTATTTGGATTTGTCTTTCAATTCTTTTTTGCTTGAGTTGACGTCCATTCCTTCTCAAGTGGAGACAATAAAATTGCAATCCTGCAAGTTAGGACCTCATTTCCCTATCTGGCTCAAAACTCAACATATGTTTACATATCTCGATATTTCAAGTGCTGGAATATCACATAGAATTCCTTCATGGTTCTGGGATCACCTACCATCTAGATTGAATTTTCTTAACATCTCTTCAAATGAGATAAAAGATGTGATACCAGATATAAAGGTAGACTTCGATGAATATCCTGGAATAGATTTGAGTGACAATCAATTTGTAGGTACTGCACCACTTTTTCCTTCTAAACTTGCCGCATTACTCCTTTCTGGAAACAAGCTCTCCGGAAACATCTCTTTCTTGTGCCAAATTGACAAGGCAATAACTTTGATTGACCTCTCAAACAATTCGTTCACAGGGAACCTTCCTGATTGCTGGTCGAAATTTCAAAACAACTTAACAATTCTTAATCTATCCAATAACAAATTGTCTGGAAAAATTCCTTCTTCTTTGGGAAACTTATCTCGCCTCGAGGCATTGTATTTGCGAAACAACACCTTTATTGGTGAACTTCCACTGTCCTTGAGTAACTGCACAAAACTAAGGTTTGTAGATCTTGGGGAAAACAACTTATCTGGCATGATACCTGCATGGATAGGGGAAAGACTAACCGatttatatgttcttgttctacGATCCAATAGATTCTTAGGTACGCTACCTACGCAAGTATGTTGGTTGTATAAACTTCAATTTCTTGACCTTTCTGAGAACAAATTATCAGGCAACATTCCTGAATGTGTTGGTAACCTTACAGCTATGTTCACGAAACCGTTTGGGTATGACATGTGTACCCATTTTTATTCGTCATATGCTACTACTAAATATGTCTATGGGCGAAGTGAATACACAAATATGGCAGGGGCAATATATCGCTCACTTCAACCCAATTCCGGAGAGACCATCATAGAAGCTACAGAAGAAGGTCTATTCACTGACATAGCATTGGTTGCATGGAAAGGAAAACTTCGTGAGTTTGGAAGAAGTATTCTGGTGCTACTTAAGAGCATTGATCTTTCAAACAACAACTTTTCTGGAATACTCCCCAATAAGATCACTAATCTTACTGAATTGGTGTCGTTAAATTTGTCTGGTAACAAATTTCACGGACAAGTCCCAAAAGATATCGGGAAGTTAAAATCACTTGAATTTCTTGACTTGTCACGCAATGAATTCTCCGGAAGTATTCCCTTGAGCTTGTCATGGGTAGATTCTTTAGGTTATCTTGACCTCTCAAACAATAACTTCTCAGGAAAAATCCCACTTGACAATGGGGATAAACTTCAAAGCTTCAATTCTTCCTCCTATAGTGGTAACCCTCTACTGTGTGGACTTCCACTAACGCTAGAATGCGGGGTTATACATGATCATGGAAAgcatgaagatgaagaagaagaagaagaagaagaaagtgaaGTTTGGAAATCGTATTACATAGGAATAGGTGTTGGATTTGCTGTTGGATTTTGGGGAATTTGTGGTGCTGTGTTTCTCAATCGCCGATGTAGACATTTCCTGTTTGTATCATTGAGCCATGTAAAGGATTGGATATACGTAACAATGGTTGTGTATCTTTGGAAGCTTAAAAG GCTTTAG